A region of Dehalococcoidia bacterium DNA encodes the following proteins:
- a CDS encoding ComEA family DNA-binding protein: MTGLWERYRFLLLAALGSPLLVALGYLLGREGRPLPALELTPAPSELRVYVIGAVRSPGVYTLREGDRWIDALEAAGGPTADADLARVNLARRIRDEDHISVPRVGQTPAPAGNQLIDINSAGARELEALPGVGPVRAERIVQSRQNDGPFASPEELLTRRLVPQSVYEQIKDLVTVGP, translated from the coding sequence ATGACGGGGCTTTGGGAGCGCTACCGCTTCCTGCTCCTGGCGGCTCTCGGGTCTCCCTTGCTGGTGGCCCTGGGCTACCTGCTGGGACGAGAAGGCCGCCCTTTGCCTGCCCTGGAGCTGACTCCCGCCCCCAGCGAGCTGCGGGTCTACGTCATCGGCGCCGTCCGAAGCCCCGGCGTCTACACCCTCCGCGAAGGCGACCGCTGGATAGATGCACTGGAGGCGGCTGGCGGCCCGACGGCCGATGCCGACCTGGCCCGCGTGAACCTGGCCCGGCGGATCCGCGACGAGGACCATATCTCGGTGCCGCGCGTGGGCCAGACCCCGGCACCCGCCGGGAACCAGCTCATCGACATCAACAGCGCCGGCGCCCGCGAACTGGAGGCCTTGCCCGGGGTAGGGCCGGTGCGGGCCGAGCGCATCGTCCAGTCACGCCAGAACGACGGCCCCTTCGCCAGTCCCGAGGAGCTGCTGACCCGTCGCCTGGTGCCCCAGTCGGTCTATGAGCAGATCAAGGACCTGGTGACGGTGGGCCCCTGA